Genomic segment of Panicum virgatum strain AP13 chromosome 2K, P.virgatum_v5, whole genome shotgun sequence:
TGGGGCAGGCAAAATGTTACTTTGCAAAGCATTAGCTTGTGTGGGAGGTCTTGTATTATGGTCTGGAGTAAAATAAAAATTCATTGTTCCACTATTATTATTGCTTTGAAGGCGGCCACAAATGAACTTAGCAGCACTCAAAGTTATTCAATTGATGAATTCAATATGTAGCCGGCTATTTTAAACATTAGTTACCAGCACTCACCCAGCAGCtagtggcggagccagaaatTTGCGGCTGGGCCTAGTATgccaaacataaaaaaattcaaagctAATACGCAATATAATGGACGTTAAGTTATAATGGGCATAATAAATCTATAATAATAACCAAAGTACAAGTTCTAAACATAGATAATTAAAAAATTTTACAGAACAGTAAAGGCTACTACAATATAAACCTACAATCCCCTTGTTGCAAGAGATTGATGATATCCTTATCTTTCACTTGATCGAAGAATGCTCTCCCAATAAAAGTAACCAATCAATTGTTTAAATATTCATCACCCATTATGTTCCTTTGCTTATTCTACACAAAGTTCATCGCGGAAAACACTCTTTCAACACTAGCAGTGGCTACGGGAAGAATTAGCACCAACTTATGAAGCTTGTAACAACATGATATTATTCATCTTTTTTCTGTGTCCATAAGCTTAACTGAAAGCTCACATAGGTTCTTCAAATTTTAAAACCTTTCATCTCTACGAACATGAGAAATGTACATAGTAAGCTACCATTGAAGTTTTGATAATTCGTCAGTTGAGAAATGTGCATAGCATCTGCATGAGCACTACTGACTGCACCAATGTGTTTTTTCAATCTTGATTTTAGGAGACAGTTACTCCATCCACCATTCACAAATGTATCTCCGCCAGGGTATTTTGTTCTATCCTTgaacaaatagcaaacaaagCAAAAGGCTGCATCTTTTTTCTACAATATACTCTAGCCATTTATTCTCCTTAAACCAAACATGGCAAAAGTGACGTGGATGACCACCTATATCTTTGTATTTAAGATCATGATTCTTTGGTTGACATGGCCCTAACTCAATATATCTTCTTCTAACACTATCATGCTCAAACACTTCCAAATCCACTCTGATTTCAAACATTTCACTCTCTTCATCAGTTGCACTTTCTTCTACAATTGGAGTTGGGGGCCTCTGTCTGGCTGCAGAGCTTCACCATTTTCTTCATCGTCGTTCTGTGATGGCACAAGTTGGGGAGCTTCACCATCATTTTGGGCTGGCAGTGGCACAAGTGCTAACTGCATAGTGCTCTCATTACTCTCAATCTCAACAGCATTTGGTGTGGATGTGGAGGATGTGTTTTTGGGCATTTGCAGCTTTCTCCCACAATGCAAATATGCTAAcacccttcttcttcatctacATTACAAGAATTAAGAACACAATTGaaagaattagaaaaggaaatcTTGATTAGTTCACTGATGGCACTGTACTCggtgccgcccgcccgccacaCTGGGGCGGCCAGTGGCGGGGATGGGGGCCCGGGGTGAGCCATGAGCGCAGAGACATAGCGAGCGATTCCCATTTTTTGGCATCCTTGCTGGACTGTTGAATCGGGCCCATAAGTtgtatatttttttagataatggaaaagAGTATCCGACTTCACCCTCCTCATCGAGGGGGATCACACCAACCTTATTACACGCAGGAGCAACCACATCATGTTCTCACAATAAGTTTAAAGCATACAACATTATTATTGAAAGCCAATCCGTAAACTAAAAGGCTATCCATGGGATGCGAAGAAACGAAGAGCCAACATCTCCAGTAAATGACATGCCTGAATCAATCTCTTCTTTTGTTCCTCACTGTGCTGCAACTGCGCCCAATAGCGTAGCCAATGCGTTCCCTGAATAAAACCTGAAAAAAAGTTTTTGGTTGACATATGTTAAAAATAACATCATTCCTGGAGAGCCAAATCACCCAACACATAGCCGATATGCCTGTCAATAAATGTAATTTTGGTTTATGACCCCTTGTTTTAACCAATGATTAAATAAATCATCAACATTCTTTGGTGGTGCTAAACCAAAAACTAAGTGAATTGCACGCCAAAAAATTTAGCGTAAGCGCAATCGAAAAAAGGTGTTGGATACTTTCTTCTCGGTTACAAAAGCTGCAAACTTTACTTCCCATCCAATTTCGCCTAGCTAAGTTATCCTTTGTAAATATATGATAGTATATATCTATGAATATATATTGCtattttctccaaattttgagTATGCCTAGGCATGCAGGGGCATACCCTAGCTCCGTCACGGAAACGACTGGACTTGTACATGCTTACAAGGAAATAAAATATACAGGCGGCTGCCAGCGGAGTATGAGGAAGTGATGATAGAACAATGAAGTAGCAGAGTCTTAGCGTCTGTTTGGAGGGGCTAAAGTTGGTGGGAACATATCAtgtgcaaaccaatctctccgTGCAAAGTGTGCAACTTCTATTTAGGCCACCAGATCAACATCAAGGGGCATGAGGGAATTGAATAATTTTACAATTACCCGCCCATCCCTAATTACactttgcaaatcccccctcccactcCCCTCGTGcacccccttggatgttgatcgaTGGCAAAATTGAAGTTTGCACGATTTGCACGCAGAGGTtgatttgcacctgatatgtccCCAAAGTTGAATGCTAAACATTTGTTAAAGTTTTTAAATCTtagctaaactttagcccaCCTACTAGCACTCTAGTTTGGATACACTAGTACTAAAGTTTAGCACATCTAAACGAGACCTTACATACGATCATCATGCAAGCATGGTTGCACGCAACAAACAAGTGTAAACGCGGAGTACATCCAAACAAATGCGCAGTCCCAATCCCAAGCAAGGCAAGTAAAATAAACAAGGGCGGGCGGCCAAAGGCTGATCTGATTATTAACAAGAACGCCCCGGCAGGCCACACGTCTGTATCTGTaccttgcccccccccccccccccccccccccccgtgatCCAAAATTCTTATTTAGCGTGCGTGATGGGCATGATCAGTAGTTTATTTTTCCTCTTCGTCAGAGACAACACCAAGATGAATCCACAGCTCCAGACAAACCACCGCCTTGCTCCGGCAACATCGTTTAAATCTTTAAGATTCCAACTTCCAGTACAGCGAAGAGAGGGCATCTTTATTAATTAAgtcactagctttgctatataGCCACCAGACCGCTCAGCTGGATGGCTTTCACAGGTAAACACCTAACATCAACTCACTGCCTCACAGTACACATAGGCACCTCAGTCAGCTGATCGAAGGTCGAGTGATCGAGCTGGAAGTTGAAATGAAGGGGAGCAAGGTCCACGACCACGAGACCGACGTCCCCGCCTCCAACCTGTGGGCGATCTACGGCAcgctccgcgccgccgagctgttGCCGGAGCTGCTCCCGCACGTCCTGGCCAAGGTCGAGGTTGTcagtggcgacggcggcgtcggtACCATCTTGCAGCTGACGTTCCCCCCTGGTGAGGTTCCAACTGAGTCATCAGGCCGTTAAAATCTTGGGCCTACATTGGAAAAACAAATTAGACAAAcacttttttttctgaaaccaTGCGTTCCTCGAAGAAGTGAAGAACTTGATGTTGTTAATTAGTTACTCTGCTCTCTTTCTAGGTATTCCTGGCCTGGAGAGTTACAAGGAGAAGTTCACCAAGGTTGACGACGAGAACTATATCAAGGAGGCGCAGGCGATCGATGGCGACATCCTCAAGCTGGGGTTCCTCTCCTATATGATACGGTTCGAGGTCATCGCAAAGGGGCCCGACTCGTCGGTGATACGATCGACTGTGGAGTACGAGATCGATGACGCGCACCCGGAGCTTGAAGCGATGGTCAGCACGGCGCCTTTGGCTGAGACCGCCGAGAAATTCTCCGAGCATGCCAAGGAGAAGAAGGTCATCACTCAGGCAACCCCTTGATTGGAAGAGCTCAAGAGCAAAGCTTATCACAAAAGACAAATGATCTACTACGATTGCGGCGTGTGTCTCTATTTTGCATCTCGAGTGTTGCTGTGAACGCGAATTTAGCCGGATCGAACAAATCATAGATGCTTCATCTAATTTATTCACCACATCCACTGTTTCTCATATATATAACTACTGTAAGGTACCATAAAGGCTTATGTAATGTAGTCTCTCGCTCCATGAACCAATATTTGCCATCATCAAGCTTTAATTGTGTACTACATCACTCGGATTTGTCGGGCTTAAAGTACCCACGAGGGGCGGATCCAGCTCACCCCATAGGGGGCGTTGAAGCCCCCTATTTAACGAAGCTTATTTAACGAAGCCTCCAATCCCTCGAAGTGAAACTTTTAACATACTCGCTTGGTGGAAGAGTAACTCAGTTGAGTATCCCACTCTTTCTCATATGGCTCGGGATGTCTTAGCTGTTCCTGCATCAACAGTCACATCCGAGTCAGCTTTCAGTATGGGAAGAAGAATAATATCAGATTTAGAAGCCGGTTACCTCCAAAGAATGTGGAAGCATTGATATGCTTACAAGATTGGTTGTGGGCCTCGGGTACACTCTCTTTCCGGTTCTTAGTTTTGTATGATTTGGAATAGAAAAAAAGTTTTCCAGATCTGACTTCAATATAACTTTGATAGGTTCATCAAAATTTTGCATGGAAGGAATTGAGAATTTTGTCGAGGTACCTGATCCAGAAGAATGACATGCTTAAAGGTACTAATATCTGAAATATTTTTCTGGACATCAAAGTTTCTATTCATTTTTTGAGGATGGCTGTGCTTGGAGCATGATATTCTTGGTCTTCTAGCCAGCTAGCTTTGCCTGCTAGCCAGCTAGCTGTTCTTGGTCTTTTGTTGCTTGCCACGCGAAATTGGGAATTTCTAGCCGAGCAATGGTCAGATCTTTCATGGATTTCAATGATCCATACCCTGCGGCTGCACGTATAGAATCAAGTTGCGGGTGTGTCCAGGACAGGTCATATCCTACAAGTTGCGGCGATTCAGTCATCAGTTTAATTGTTCGCCATTTGTGCATCCAAATTGATCAATTATTTTCTGAACCAAAGCCAAATTCATCACGAACCTATGCTCAGCTGAACTATTCAGACCATCTcgtctctttttctttttacagTATTTTGTAGCCTTACTGCTGCCTTTTGAGATAGTCTCTTATTTTCAGTTCATATGTATTTTGTGGGAACTTTTAGAGTTCCTAGTAGTAGTTGTGTTTCTACTGGTACTTGTTGCCTTTTGAGATAGTCTCTTATTTTCAGTTCATATGTACTCTTATTTCCAGTTCATATGTATACTTCTGCTAGAATGAAATTTCTTAGTTGATTGGTGCTTGTCTTTACATTTCTGTAACTCGGACACACTTCTCCAGTTTTATTTTATCGCTAATAATAGTAGACTGATTAGAACGATCTATTTGCTTGTTGCAGTGCAGAGCTTCATACACAAACCTCACCCTATTGGAGTTTCGAAATCTGCTGCTTTTGTTTAGACAACTGGAAGTGGCATGGCTACAAGAACATTGAAGGTCGCAGAGTCTATGTGGAggagcactttacattttttttagaaaagggaaattttattaatttcaagcactacatcaaggtgatacatCGTCTTGAAATTTTTCCGACCTCTGCCTAAAATGACACACAGCCTAAACAAAGTTTGATATAGATCCTTCCACACTAATGACTGTCAATCCTAAGACTAGACCGCCACCCATGTGCCCGGGCAAAAAAATCCTTGGCCACCTGTGCCAAGAAATGAGAAGCCGCTACAAACTTGTCCTGCAAAATAAGCTTCTGAAGGATAGCCCATGTACGGAGCCAGTGCATAGTTGAGtagataacctgcaaaaaagAAGATTTTTGTTATCAAACACCACAATATTTCTGCATAGccaaacagaccaacacaagaCTGTCGCGCCCAGAAGTACTAGTGGCTTATATTCTCTAGGAATCCTAAAGAGCCAGCTCCCAAACATACTAGGCATATTATGAGGTTTTGGTATGCCCAGGCCGCATAGACCGAAGCCCATACCATTTTCACAAATCGGTAGTAAAAAACTAGATGTTGTATTGTTTCATTTTCATGACAAAAACAACACTGTTGATTCCCCTGCCAatttcattttgcaaaattatCCTTCATAAGAATAACACTTCGTCTAAGATACCAGAGGAATATTTTTATCTTGAGTGGGGCTTTTAATTTCCATATTCTCTTATTTAGATTAGGAATGTTCTGATTGATGTGATTTTACCGAAAAAAACACCTGTCTGGTCTAAGTTCCATTTGAAGTCATCCCTGTCTTGGTTGAGCACGACAGTTGATAGACGTGAGACAAGATTGTTCCACATCACCAACTTATTACCAATTAGATCTCTACGCCAGGAGAGGTTTGGGATATGTGTACTTAGTACATCAGCCACCGCATCCTACTTCTTTTTGACTATATTATAAAGTTGTTGGCATTGATCCCGTAAAGGACTATTTCCCAACCAAGTGTCTTCCAAGAATCTTACTTGAGACCCATCTTTTATCATGAAAGTTCCGAATCTTAAAAAATCTCATTTTACATTCATTAGGCTCGCCAAGAAATGTGAATCTCCACTCTTTCATTGGACCTGTACCAAAGGTTTAGACCCTAGGTATTTATTGGGTAAGATCTGCTGCCATGTACCATATGTCACTTACTGAGCAAAGCTATGTTTTTAAGTTCTAAATTGTGAATCCCTAGTCCCCCTTGATCCTTAGGTTGACACAGAATGTCCCACTTTACTAGCCGATACTTTTTTTATGCTCGtcactttgccaaaaaaatctaGATCGAAAATAATCCAACTTTTTACAAACCCCTTTTGGGATTTGAAAGAAGGACATCATGTACATGGGCAATCTGCTCAGAACAGAATTAATGAGTGTTAAACAACCTTCAGTTGAAAGGTGTTTACCTTTCCAACTACTGAGGCGTTTTTCAAACCATTATTGGATCTTCAGCCAATCGCTATTAGACAATTTCCTATAATGAATCGGAATACCTAAGTATCGGATTGGGAAAGATCATGTGTTACAGCCAAATAGTTTCATGTACTGACTTTCGTAATTCTTCGCTCCTCCAAAGAAAAAGATTTCACTCTTATGGAAATTAATTTTGAGGCCTGATAGCTGCTCAAAAGCACAAAGAATAGTCTTCATGTTATGAGCTTGCTCTAGGTTATTGTCCATAAAGAGAATTATATCATCAGCATATTGTAGTATTGATAGCCCGTCATCTACCAAATAGGGCACCACACCACTCCGCAGACCCTCTGCTTTTGCTCTCTTAATGAGAAGTGTGAGCATATCAGCTACTAAATTAAAAAGAATGGGTGAGAGTGGGTCTCCTCGCCTAAGTCCTTTCTTTGTTTGAAAATATGGACCCACCTCATCGTTGGCATTTATTGCTACACTTCCGCCTGAGATGAAAGACTTAATCCACTCAATCCACTTGTGTGAAAAGCCTTTCAGCAGAAGCGTCTGAATCAGGAAGTTCCACCTCACTTTATCATAGGTTTTTTCGAAATCTATTTTGAAAATTACCCCACTTTGATTCTTGTGATGTAATTCGTGAACCGTTTCATGCAAGAGCACTTTACATAAGTTATCGTGGATGTATGgagtaaaaaaaactaattgttgTATGATGAATTAGCACTTGCTATCTGATCTTTTCTGAATGTTAACTGTTCAGAAATAGTGTCGTTGTTGTTTCTGATCTTGTACTTTGATGGTTGTTGGAAGCAGGTGAGGTTGGATTAGACAGCCTTTATATTTACGTAGCACAATGAAGCTTATTAGCGTTCAGTATATCTAGTAAGCAGTTAGCTAGCATGTTCTCATGGCACCGTTGCATATTTCACGAACGAAGTAGTGCGTGGGACTTGTGGACACAGGAATATAATAGATGCATTTGAATTCCTGAAGCAGCAGCATGCCGGCCACGCTCACAAGCAGCAGCAAGCATAAACTAAGCCAGGTCGATCCGTAATATCCATTGGGGCACCACGGGTCAGCAACTAACTAAAAATGGATAGACCGGTTCTCCTCCACACAACATATggatcgatggatcgattgcggGTCGCACCAAGGTCCAACCGAGTCATGAAGCCGTTAAAATCTTAGGCCTTCTTTGGTAAAACTAGTTAGAGAAACAGTTTTACTTTTCTGAAACCATGCGTTCCTAAAAGAACTTGATATAATTAGTTTCTCAGCTCTCCTGCTAGGTATTCCTGGCCTAGAGAGTTGCAAGGAGAAATTCACCAAGGTTGACGACGAGAACTACATCAAGGAGGCGCAGGCGATCGATGGCGACATCCTGAAGCTGGGGTTCCTCTCCTATATGATACGGTTCGAGGTCATCGTATAGGGGCCCGACTCGTCGGTGATACGATCCACTGTGGAGTACGAGATCGATGACGCGCACCCGGAGCTTGAAGCGATGGACAGCACGGCGCCTTTGGCTGCGACCCCCGAGAAATTCTCCGAGCATGCCAAGGAGAAGAAGGTCATCACTCAGGCAGCCTCTTGATTGGAAGAGCTCAAGAGCAAAGCTTATCACGAAAGACAAATGATCTACTACGATTGCGGCGTGAGTCTCCATTTTGCATCTCGAGTGTTGCTGCGAACGCGAATTTATATCTAGATCGAACACATCATAGATGCTTCATCTAATTTATTCACCACATCCACTGTTTCTCATATATATAACTACTGTAAGGTACCATAAAGGCATATGTAACGTAGTCTCTCGCTTCATGAACCAACATTTGCCACCATCAAGCTTTAATTGTGTACAACATCACTCGGATTTGTCGGGCTTAAAGTACCCACGAGGGGCGGATCCAGCTCACCCCATAGGGGGCGTTGAAGCCCCATATTTAACGAAGCTTATTTAACGAAGCCTCGAATCCCTCGAAGTGAAATTTTTGACATACTCGCTTGGTGGAAGAGTAACTCAGTTGAGTATCCCACTCTTTCTCATATGGCTCGGGATGTCTTAGCTGTTCCTACATCAACAGTCGCATCCGAGTCAGCTTCCACCCACGCGCAGCCACCACCTGGTGTCGCCCCCTCCCTTGCAGGCGACGCCTCCTCCCACACCACCCGGGCGCCCCCTTCcctagggctgcgccctccaccccccccccccctcaacaGATTCAATCTGTTGATGTCCCCCCGAGgactccagctcctcctctaggCCTACTGCTCCAGTCATGGGTGAGGCCGCGATCAGCCCCTTTGCCACCATCAATGTGAAGTCTCACATCCCCATCATGCTGGACCTTGGAGCCTCCAACTACACCAAGTGGAGCATCTTCTTCCTCGACATGTGCGGCAAGTTTGGGCTGCTCAGGCACAATGACGGGGCTGCTGCTCCTAATCGTGTCGATGCGCCCTATACCCAAAACGACTGCTGTGTTCACACTTGGCTGTATGGCTCTGTCTCGAAGTCCGTCCTTGACTTCTCCATGGCGCCCAAGCAGACGTCACGACAGCTTTGGGTCGCCATTGAAAATCACTTTCAAGCGAACAAAGCTCCTCGCTCCATCTACCTGAGTCATGAATTCCACACCATGACTTAGGGAGATCTATCTATTGAAGACTACGAAAAAAAGTTACTGAACGCGGCAGCCTCTGGCCGCTTGCGTCTATTCTACGCCGATGCCGCTACACTCGACAGAAGGGTGGCCCACGCGGGAGACTTGCACGTCGTCCTTCTCCGCAGACCAAATCGTTTGCGCCTGATTTGTCGCGCCTcgtctcgcctcgcctcgcggtCATTCGCCTCCTCCGTCTCGCATTCGCAGGGCCGTCGTAGGCCTTCTCGGAGCTGGCCCTTTGACTCAATCTTGGCCCTCCTCCCCCTTAGTTGTGAAGAAAGCTCGATGTCATCGCCGTGGAGGAGGCAATGAATTCGTTGCCGGTAGGGAACGTCGCCGCTATGCGCGGCAGAAGGGAAGCCCACTTGGGACACTTGTGCATCATCCTTGCCTGCAGAACAAATCGTATCTGCTGGATTTgtcgcgcctcgcctcgcctcgtggTCGTTGGCCTCGTCCATCTCGTAGTCGCGGTGCAGCCGCCGACATCCTCCGAGCCAGCCCTTTGACTCAACCCCGTGGACCTCCTCCCCCTTTGGCCGTGAAGAAGGCTCGATGCCGTGGCCACAGAGGAGGTGGGTGGAGACCGGATTTGCAAGGGGCTCTACCGGCACATGCAGGTATGGTCAAATTCCCTCGCTCGAATAGTCGGATGCAAGCCAGTGCCTCTTCCTTGGCTCCGTTCCCGATCCTTTGCAACCTTGGACGGCCGTGtacctccctcccctctccccttTATCCTCCTGCAGCGACAACCTCGCATCCATCTTGATTGAGGTGTTTCGCTGCCGGATGCAGATTCAATGTCACCTCAGTACCTCACCCTCCTGGTCTTCCTTGAATGTGGCGTCGCCGTCATCAGTTGTAGTTGGCTAAAGGTGCATGTCCATATCACCAGTTGATTGCTTCTATGCTTTTTTTTGTCTACCATAAGCTGGACAATCACTAGCCATTTAATTTTGTAGTTACCGGCTGATaatctagagctaaaacaaaatGCATCTTTGGCATTACAGAAGTTGCGATATTTCTGCTCTGCTACTCAAATCCCAATTCATTCCACTGCATGGGATTTATCCTATACCCTAACCTCTTTGACTTACAGATTACAATACATTTGATTATGTCTTCACTTTAAGTTGTTGTATGTTGGACGAAACCCCAAGAGTGTTTCTTATTAGATGTATATGGCTGTAGTTGACTTATATAAGTCTTGTAACTCTCTTACTTGCACTTCAAGCCTATACAACCTATATTTACGAGAGGTCACCCCCCCTCctagggtgtgtggtgtttccccCAATCATAcctctctacatggtatcacgagtccggGCCCACCTCCTAGCTGGCTAtgcgccccctcctccttccgCTGCCCTAACCCT
This window contains:
- the LOC120673427 gene encoding norbelladine synthase-like, with the translated sequence MKGSKVHDHETDVPASNLWAIYGTLRAAELLPELLPHVLAKVEVVSGDGGVGTILQLTFPPGIPGLESYKEKFTKVDDENYIKEAQAIDGDILKLGFLSYMIRFEVIAKGPDSSVIRSTVEYEIDDAHPELEAMVSTAPLAETAEKFSEHAKEKKVITQATP
- the LOC120695230 gene encoding uncharacterized protein LOC120695230, which produces MGEAAISPFATINVKSHIPIMLDLGASNYTKWSIFFLDMCGKFGLLRHNDGAAAPNRVDAPYTQNDCCVHTWLYGSVSKSVLDFSMAPKQTSRQLWVAIENHFQANKAPRSIYLSHEFHTMT